The Falco rusticolus isolate bFalRus1 chromosome 15, bFalRus1.pri, whole genome shotgun sequence genome has a segment encoding these proteins:
- the GOT2 gene encoding aspartate aminotransferase, mitochondrial isoform X2 translates to MGPPDPILGVTEAFKRDTNSKKMNLGVGAYRDDNGKPYVLNCVRKAEAMIASKKMDKEYLPIAGLADFTRASAELALGENSEAFKSGRYVTVQGISGTGSLRIGANFLQRFFKSSRDVYLPKPSWGNHTPIFRDAGLQLQAYRYYDPKTCSLDFSGAMDDISKIPEKSIILLHACAHNPTGVDPRQEQWKELAATVKKRNLLVYFDMAYQGFASGDINRDAWAVRYFIDQGINVVLSQSYAKNMGLYGERAGAFTVICSDAEEAKRVESQLKILIRPMYSNPPLNGARIASIILNTPDLRKEWLVEVKGMADRIISMRTQLVSNLKKEGSSHSWQHITDQIGMFCFTGLKPEQVERLTKEFSIYMTKDGRISVAGVTSGNVGYLAHAIHQVTK, encoded by the exons ATGGGTCCCCCCGACCCCATCCTGGGGGTGACAGAAGCTTTCAAGCGCGACACCAACTCCAAGAAGATGAACCTGGGTGTGGGAGCATACCGAGATGACAACGGGAAGCCATACGTCCTGAACTGTGTTCGCAAG GCGGAGGCCATGATAGCATCCAAGAAGATGGACAAGGAGTACTTGCCCATTGCGGGGCTAGCGGATTTCACCCGGGCGTCTGCAGAACTGGCTCTGGGTGAAAACAGCGAGGCTTTCAAGAGCGGTCGG TATGTCACTGTGCAGGGTATTTCTGGAACTGGATCTCTGCGAATTGGAGCCAACTTTTTG CAACGGTTCTTCAAGTCTAGCCGTGATGTGTATCTACCCAAACCATCCTGGGGCAATCATACACCCATTTTCCGTGATGCTGGCCTGCAGCTTCAGGCTTACCGCTACTATGACCCCAAGACATGCAGCCTTGACTTCTCTGGAGCCATGGATGACATTTCT AAAATTCCAGAGAAGAGCATCATCCTCTTGCATGCTTGTGCTCACAACCCCACCGGGGTGGATCCCCGCCAGGAACAATGGAAGGAGCTGGCAGCTACAGTGAAG AAACGAAATCTCCTCGTGTACTTTGACATGGCCTACCAGGGCTTTGCCAGCGGGGACATCAACCGGGATGCCTGGGCTGTGCGGTATTTCATCGACCAGGGTATCAACGTTGTCTTGTCGCAGTCCTATGCCAAGAACATGGGGCTGTACG GAGAGCGTGCGGGCGCCTTCACGGTGATCTGCAGTGATGCAGAGGAAGCCAAGAGGGTCGAGTCACAGCTGAAGATCCTCATCCGCCCCATGTACTCCAACCCACCCCTGAACGGAGCCCGCATTGCCTCTATCATCCTGAACACCCCTGACCTGCGGAAGGAGTG GCTTGTGGAGGTGAAGGGCATGGCCGACCGGATCATAAGCATGCGGACTCAGCTGGTGTCCAACCTCAAGAAAGAGGGATCCtcccacagctggcagcacatCACTGATCAGATCGGCATGTTCTGCTTCACAGGGCTGAAACCAGAGCAG GTGGAGCGGCTGACCAAGGAGTTCTCCATCTATATGACAAAGGATGGACGAATCTCTGTGGCGGGAGTTACATCTGGCAATGTGGGTTACCTGGCTCATGCCATCCATCAGGTCACAAAGTAA
- the GOT2 gene encoding aspartate aminotransferase, mitochondrial isoform X1, whose amino-acid sequence MALLHTRRLLAAPRLAARASSWWSHVEMGPPDPILGVTEAFKRDTNSKKMNLGVGAYRDDNGKPYVLNCVRKAEAMIASKKMDKEYLPIAGLADFTRASAELALGENSEAFKSGRYVTVQGISGTGSLRIGANFLQRFFKSSRDVYLPKPSWGNHTPIFRDAGLQLQAYRYYDPKTCSLDFSGAMDDISKIPEKSIILLHACAHNPTGVDPRQEQWKELAATVKKRNLLVYFDMAYQGFASGDINRDAWAVRYFIDQGINVVLSQSYAKNMGLYGERAGAFTVICSDAEEAKRVESQLKILIRPMYSNPPLNGARIASIILNTPDLRKEWLVEVKGMADRIISMRTQLVSNLKKEGSSHSWQHITDQIGMFCFTGLKPEQVERLTKEFSIYMTKDGRISVAGVTSGNVGYLAHAIHQVTK is encoded by the exons ATGGCTCTGCTGCACACACGCCGGCTCCTCGCTGCCCCGCGTCTCGCCGCCCGCGCCAG CTCATGGTGGTCCCACGTGGAGATGGGTCCCCCCGACCCCATCCTGGGGGTGACAGAAGCTTTCAAGCGCGACACCAACTCCAAGAAGATGAACCTGGGTGTGGGAGCATACCGAGATGACAACGGGAAGCCATACGTCCTGAACTGTGTTCGCAAG GCGGAGGCCATGATAGCATCCAAGAAGATGGACAAGGAGTACTTGCCCATTGCGGGGCTAGCGGATTTCACCCGGGCGTCTGCAGAACTGGCTCTGGGTGAAAACAGCGAGGCTTTCAAGAGCGGTCGG TATGTCACTGTGCAGGGTATTTCTGGAACTGGATCTCTGCGAATTGGAGCCAACTTTTTG CAACGGTTCTTCAAGTCTAGCCGTGATGTGTATCTACCCAAACCATCCTGGGGCAATCATACACCCATTTTCCGTGATGCTGGCCTGCAGCTTCAGGCTTACCGCTACTATGACCCCAAGACATGCAGCCTTGACTTCTCTGGAGCCATGGATGACATTTCT AAAATTCCAGAGAAGAGCATCATCCTCTTGCATGCTTGTGCTCACAACCCCACCGGGGTGGATCCCCGCCAGGAACAATGGAAGGAGCTGGCAGCTACAGTGAAG AAACGAAATCTCCTCGTGTACTTTGACATGGCCTACCAGGGCTTTGCCAGCGGGGACATCAACCGGGATGCCTGGGCTGTGCGGTATTTCATCGACCAGGGTATCAACGTTGTCTTGTCGCAGTCCTATGCCAAGAACATGGGGCTGTACG GAGAGCGTGCGGGCGCCTTCACGGTGATCTGCAGTGATGCAGAGGAAGCCAAGAGGGTCGAGTCACAGCTGAAGATCCTCATCCGCCCCATGTACTCCAACCCACCCCTGAACGGAGCCCGCATTGCCTCTATCATCCTGAACACCCCTGACCTGCGGAAGGAGTG GCTTGTGGAGGTGAAGGGCATGGCCGACCGGATCATAAGCATGCGGACTCAGCTGGTGTCCAACCTCAAGAAAGAGGGATCCtcccacagctggcagcacatCACTGATCAGATCGGCATGTTCTGCTTCACAGGGCTGAAACCAGAGCAG GTGGAGCGGCTGACCAAGGAGTTCTCCATCTATATGACAAAGGATGGACGAATCTCTGTGGCGGGAGTTACATCTGGCAATGTGGGTTACCTGGCTCATGCCATCCATCAGGTCACAAAGTAA
- the SLC38A7 gene encoding putative sodium-coupled neutral amino acid transporter 7, with translation MAQGTGSINSDYKDWEWSADAGERARLLQSPSVETVPKSGESQGNSLGATSALGAVFIVVNAALGAGLLNFPAAFNMAGGVAAGIALQMCMLIFIIGGLVILAYCSQASNERTYQEVVWAVCGKVPGVLCEVAIAVYTFGTCIAFLIIIGDQEDKIIAALVTEPEEAGSSHWYTDRKFTISITAFLLILPLSIPKEIGFQKYASSLSVIGTWYVTAVIIIKYIWPDKELVPVEIPTSPSTWTAVFNAVPTICFGFQCHVSSVPVFNSMKQPEVKTWGAVVTAAMVIALFVYTGTGVCGFLTFGAGVEQDVLLSYPSNDIPVALARAFIILCVLTSYPILHFCGRAVLEGLWLRYTGVTVEEDVVRERRRRLLQTISWFLLTLLLALFIPDIGKVISVIGGLAACFIFVFPGLCLIQAKLSEIQETRAISWWAQVSYGVFMVTLGAFIFGQTTANAIFVDLTA, from the exons ATGGCTCAGGGGACCGGGAGCATCAACAGTGACTACAAGGACTGGGAGTGGAGCGCTGATGCTGGGGAACGGGCCAGGCTCCTGCAGAGCCCCAGTGTGGAGACGGTGCCGAAGAGCGGAGAGAGCCAGGGAAACAGTCTGGGGGCCACGTCGGCTTTGGGAGCCGTCTTCATCGTGGTCAATGCTGCCcttggggctgggctgctcAATTTCCCTGCCGCCTTCAACATGGCTGGTGGCGTGGCTGCGGGCATTGCGCTGCAAATG TGCATGTTGATCTTCATCATCGGAGGCTTGGTCATCCTGGCATACTGCTCGCAGGCCAGCAACGAACGGACCTACCAGGAGGTTGTGTGGGCTGTCTGCGGGAAGGTGCCTGGTGTGCTGTGTGAGGTTGCCATCGCCGTCTACACCTTTGGCACCTGCATCGCTTTCCTCATCATCATTGGAGACCAGGAGGACAAGA TCATTGCTGCTCTGGTGACAGAGCCCGAGGAAGCTGGAAGCAGCCACTGGTACACAGACCGCAAGTTCACCATCAGCATCACCGCCTTCCTCCTTATTCtgcccctctccatccccaagGAGATCGGCTTCCAAAAATATGCCAG CTCCCTAAGTGTGATCGGCACCTGGTATGTCACAGCAGTCATTATCATCAAGTACATCTGGCCTGACAAGGAGTTGGTGCCTGTGGAGATCCCCACCAG cccctccaccTGGACAGCTGTCTTCAATGCTGTGCCCACCATCTGCTTTGGGTTCCAG TGCCATGTGAGCAGCGTGCCCGTCTTTAACAGCATGAAGCAGCCAGAGGTGAAGACCTGGGGAGCGGTGGTGACAGCGGCCATGGTGATAGCTCTTTTTGTCTACACGGGCACTG GTGTCTGTGGCTTCCTGACCTTTGGAGCCGGCGTGGAGCAGGATGTCTTGCTGTCCTACCCCTCCAATGACATCCCTGTTGCCCTCGCCCGGGCCTTCATCATCCTCTGTGTGCTGACATCCTACCCCATCCTGCACTTCTGTGGCCG ggctgtctTGGAAGGTCTCTGGCTCCGCTACACTGGAGTGACGGTGGAGGAGGACGTGGTTCGGGAGAGGAGGAGGCGCCTGCTTCAGACCATCAGCTGGTTCCTCTTGACCCTTCTCCTGGCTCTCTTCATCCCTGACATTGGCAAAGTCATCTCTGTCATTGGGGGCTTGGCCGCCTGCTTCATCTTTGTCTTCCCAG GACTCTGCCTGATTCAAGCCAAGCTCTCTGAGATCCAAGAAACCAGGGCAATCAG CTGGTGGGCCCAGGTCAGCTATGGGGTGTTCATGGTCACCCTTGGAGCCTTCATCTTTGGACAGACCACTGCCAATGCCATCTTCGTGGATCTCACAGCCTGA